The Anoplopoma fimbria isolate UVic2021 breed Golden Eagle Sablefish chromosome 5, Afim_UVic_2022, whole genome shotgun sequence genome contains a region encoding:
- the fkbp10b gene encoding peptidyl-prolyl cis-trans isomerase FKBP10 has protein sequence MFACCIVVFLLTTWSTVECNASPVVEDVVVDRHFIPQVCGREAKEGDYVRYHYNATFVGGKTFDSSHQRGDAKVGLLGEGRLIAGIDKGLQGMCVNERRTVTVPPHLAYGSTGAGDVVPPDATLVFDIHLLDLWNKADLVLAKTITTPKDCKRSVMRTDFVRYHFNGTLLDGTVFDSSYNRKQTHDSLVGEGWLIKGMDEGLMGMCVGEIRHIVIPPFKAYGEKGSGTDIPPQATLVFDVLLVDIHNPKDNLTVDNQVVPESCTRKSVSGDYVRYHYNGTYLNGVTFDTSYQRNSTYNTYIGMGYVIAGMDQALIGVCIGEKRRVIIPPHLAYGEQGAGGVIPPNAALVFDIHIIDFHNPNDTVSIQITHKPEACNETTAENDLVRYHYNCTLVDGTRLFSSHDYEDLQDAVLGADKVIDGLDQGLRGMCVGEKRVITVPPHLGHGEKGATGVPGSAVLVFDIELLSFEKGVPPGYLFVWLEDSPIDLFDALDVNKNEAVPQEEFGEFIKLQVAEGKGRIKPGMIMEQVITDMFQNQDRNKDGVITADELKLKVEEDKEREDARHEEL, from the exons ATGTTTGCCTGCTGCATAGTTGTTTTCCTCCTGACTACGTGGTCCACCGTTGAGTGTAATGCCAGCCCTGTGGTGGAAGATGTAGTCGTGGACAGACACTTCATCCCCCAAGTCTGTGGAAGAGAAGCCAAAGAGGGAGATTATGTTCGCTATCACTATAACGCCACATTTGTCGgaggaaaaacatttgattcGAG CCATCAGAGAGGGGACGCCAAAGTGGGCCTGCTCGGGGAGGGCCGGCTCATCGCTGGCATTGACAAAGGTCTGCAGggcatgtgtgtgaatgagcgCAGGACCGTCACCGTCCCGCCTCACCTGGCCTATGGAAGCACCGGTGCAg GTGATGTGGTTCCTCCAGATGCCACCCTGGTGTTTGACATCCATCTGTTGGATCTGTGGAACAAAGCCGACCTTGTTCTCGCCAAAACCATCACCACTCCCAAAGATTGCAAACGCTCCGTGATGCGCACTGACTTTGTGCGCTACCATTTCAACGGCACTCTGCTCGACGGCACCGTCTTTGATTCCAG CTACAACAGAAAGCAGACCCATGACTCCTTAGTGGGTGAGGGTTGGCTGATTAAGGGCATGGATGAAGGCCTGATGGgcatgtgtgtgggagagatcaGACACATTGTCATCCCGCCCTTCAAAGCCTATGGAGAAAAAGGATCAG GTACAGATATTCCCCCCCAGGCAACCCTGGTGTTCGATGTCCTGTTGGTGGACATTCATAACCCAAAGGATAATCTCACTGTTGACAACCAGGTGGTGCCTGAGTCGTGCACACGCAAATCTGTGTCTGGGGATTATGTCCGGTACCACTACAATGGTACCTACCTGAACGGAGTCACCTTTGACACCAG CTACCAGAGGAACAGCACATACAACACCTACATCGGGATGGGGTATGTGATTGCAGGCATGGACCAGGCCCTCATTGGAGTCTGCattggagagaagaggagggttATCATCCCTCCACACCTGGCGTATGGAGAGCAAGGAGCAG GTGGCGTAATCCCCCCTAATGCAGCACTGGTGTTTGACATTCACATCATCGACTTCCACAACCCCAACGACACAGTGAGCATCCAGATTACCCACAAACCTGAGGCGTGTAACGAGACTACCGCAGAGAACGACCTTGTGCGCTACCACTACAACTGCACCCTGGTGGACGGCACAAGGCTCTTTTCCTC ACACGACTACGAGGACCTTCAGGATGCAGTGCTGGGGGCCGACAAGGTGATCGACGGGCTGGACCAGGGCTTGCGTGGgatgtgtgtgggagagaagAGGGTGATAACAGTGCCACCTCACCTTGGCCACGGAGAAAAAGGGG CCACTGGTGTGCCAGGCAGTGCTGTGTTGGTCTTTGACATTGAACTGCTGAGCTTTGAGAAGGGAGTGCCACCTGGTTACCTGTTTGTATGGCTGGAGGATAGCCCGATAGATCTGTTTGACGCCCTGGATGTCAACAAGAACGAAGCTGTTCCCCAGGAGGAG TTTGGGGAGTTCATCAAGCTGCAGGTGGCGGAGGGCAAAGGTCGTATCAAGCCAGGAATGATCATGGAGCAGGTCATTACCGACATGTTCCAAAACCAGGACCGAAATAAAGATGGAGTGATCACCGCCGATGAACTCAAACTGAAGGTAGAGGAGGATAAGGAAAGAGAAGATGCGAGGCACGAGGAGTTgtga